In Micromonospora sp. WMMA1363, a genomic segment contains:
- a CDS encoding DUF397 domain-containing protein: protein MATKEFPVELTQASWFKSSKSGPNCDNCVEVAYVTGAVGVRDSKDRSGPALIFNAGGWQTFVTGARGGAFGRN, encoded by the coding sequence ATGGCGACCAAGGAGTTCCCCGTGGAGCTGACGCAGGCAAGCTGGTTCAAGAGTTCGAAGAGCGGGCCCAACTGCGACAACTGCGTGGAGGTGGCGTACGTGACGGGGGCGGTCGGCGTGCGGGACTCAAAGGACCGGTCGGGTCCGGCCCTGATCTTCAACGCGGGCGGGTGGCAAACCTTCGTCACCGGCGCCCGGGGCGGTGCCTTCGGCCGGAACTGA
- a CDS encoding helix-turn-helix transcriptional regulator, which yields MSERRSPTIRRRRLGAELRRQREAAGITIEAVAEQLECSASKISRIETGHTTATPRDVRDMLRIYGVVGAESDELVQIAREARQKGWWHPYSTVLVGAYVGLEAAASSIRAYEQQVVPGLLETEDYADAMIRAARPDFTPEQVAQRVRVRLGRQSLLTQDDPVDLWVVLDEAVVSRPVGGDTVMRDQLRRLVEVAELPNVTLQILPFEVGAHAGMDGTFSILSFPEPGDPDVVYAENATGGLFLEKSDELQKYSFIFDHIRAAAIRPEESIAHIAKLAEEPLWKWRPRSSPWS from the coding sequence GTGAGTGAGCGGCGGAGCCCGACCATCCGGCGCCGGCGGCTGGGCGCGGAGCTGCGCCGCCAGCGCGAGGCGGCAGGCATCACGATCGAGGCGGTCGCCGAGCAGCTCGAGTGCTCGGCCTCGAAGATCTCACGGATCGAGACCGGTCATACCACCGCGACCCCACGCGACGTCCGGGACATGCTCCGGATCTACGGCGTGGTGGGCGCGGAGAGCGACGAGCTGGTGCAGATCGCTCGGGAAGCCCGGCAGAAGGGCTGGTGGCACCCGTACAGCACGGTGCTGGTCGGGGCCTACGTCGGGCTGGAGGCGGCGGCCAGCTCGATCCGGGCGTACGAGCAGCAGGTCGTGCCGGGCTTGCTGGAGACCGAGGATTACGCGGACGCGATGATCCGCGCCGCCCGGCCCGACTTCACGCCGGAGCAGGTCGCACAACGTGTCCGTGTTCGGCTGGGCCGTCAGTCGTTGCTGACTCAGGATGATCCGGTCGATCTGTGGGTGGTGCTCGATGAGGCGGTGGTGAGTCGGCCGGTGGGCGGGGACACGGTGATGCGTGACCAGCTCAGGCGGCTGGTGGAGGTGGCCGAGTTGCCGAACGTGACGCTGCAGATCCTGCCGTTCGAGGTGGGGGCGCACGCCGGTATGGACGGCACCTTCTCCATCCTGAGCTTCCCCGAGCCTGGTGATCCGGATGTCGTGTACGCGGAGAACGCCACGGGTGGGCTCTTCCTGGAGAAGAGCGACGAACTGCAGAAGTACAGCTTCATCTTCGATCACATCCGTGCTGCGGCCATCCGTCCGGAGGAGTCCATCGCACACATCGCGAAACTGGCAGAGGAGCCGCTGTGGAAATGGCGACCAAGGAGTTCCCCGTGGAGCTGA
- a CDS encoding DUF3662 and FHA domain-containing protein encodes MSSEPEEEPVSVLQRFEKRLEGLVEGAFAKVFKGVVHPVEILNAMQREAEAHKAILAGGRTLVPNRYVIDLSPYDHSRLAPYAAALAQELAQSQAEFIGEQAWTVYGDVIVEIERGEGLDTGMFRVTAEVYTGGEVAPVSAPGYDAGPPAYPAYDQGGGYGPPPGHGGGRNVRLVSGDGRTYPLQMGSTVIGRGDQANLRLPDVGISRRHARLDFDGGQVVLTDLGSTNGTMVNGQRVSAVALNPGDMIQLGTTTLTFRVDG; translated from the coding sequence ATGTCCTCGGAACCCGAGGAGGAGCCGGTGAGCGTGCTGCAACGCTTCGAGAAGCGTCTGGAAGGCCTGGTAGAGGGAGCCTTTGCCAAGGTCTTCAAAGGGGTGGTCCACCCCGTGGAGATCCTCAACGCCATGCAGCGGGAGGCCGAGGCGCACAAGGCCATTCTGGCTGGTGGGCGCACTCTGGTGCCCAACCGCTACGTGATCGATCTCTCGCCCTACGACCACAGCCGCCTGGCGCCGTACGCCGCCGCGCTGGCCCAGGAACTGGCCCAGTCGCAGGCGGAGTTCATCGGCGAGCAGGCCTGGACGGTCTACGGCGACGTGATCGTCGAGATCGAACGGGGCGAGGGCCTGGACACCGGCATGTTCCGGGTGACCGCAGAGGTGTATACCGGCGGCGAGGTCGCCCCGGTCTCCGCGCCGGGTTACGACGCCGGCCCGCCGGCCTACCCGGCGTACGACCAGGGGGGTGGCTACGGCCCGCCGCCCGGACACGGCGGCGGCCGCAACGTGCGGCTCGTCTCCGGAGACGGGCGCACCTACCCGCTTCAGATGGGCTCGACCGTCATCGGCCGTGGCGACCAGGCCAACCTGCGCCTGCCCGACGTCGGTATCTCCCGCCGACACGCCCGGCTGGACTTCGACGGTGGCCAGGTGGTGCTGACCGACCTCGGGTCGACCAACGGCACGATGGTCAACGGGCAGCGCGTCTCCGCGGTCGCACTGAACCCCGGCGACATGATCCAGCTCGGCACCACGACGCTGACCTTCCGCGTGGACGGCTGA
- a CDS encoding S8 family serine peptidase has product MGIPRRSVLVGVAALAMVATATPAQAAEPVGTVRSAGGATAVAGSYIVVFKDSVVSRPAVGPSLNRLRSKHGGTVARTYTAAVRGAEMRLSAQAAARIAADPAVAYVEQNHTMSIAGTQTNPPSWGLDRIDQRNLPLDNSYTYPNTAGNVTSYIIDTGIRTTHTDFGGRATWGTNTADSNNTDCNGHGTHVAGTVGGAAHGVAKATKLVAVKVLNCAGSGSTAGVIAGVDWVTANAVKPAVANMSLGGSASSALDSAVANSISSGVTYALAAGNSNANACNYSPARTATAITVGSTTSSDGRSSFSNYGTCLDIFAPGSSITSAWNSSDTSTNTISGTSMASPHAAGAAALVLGENPSYTPQQVRDYLVDNATSGAVGNPGSGSPNKLLYVGDGGTPPPPPPPGCTGTNDTDVAIPDRGSAVSSAITISGCDRAASATSTVAVNIVHTYRGDLVIDLIAPDGSSYRLKNNNGGDGADNVITTYTVNLSSEAANGTWRLQVRDVYYFDTGYINTWTLTV; this is encoded by the coding sequence ATGGGTATTCCACGTAGGTCCGTCCTGGTCGGGGTGGCCGCACTGGCCATGGTGGCCACCGCGACACCGGCCCAGGCCGCCGAGCCGGTCGGTACGGTCCGCAGCGCTGGCGGCGCCACCGCCGTCGCGGGCAGCTACATCGTGGTCTTCAAGGACAGCGTGGTGAGCCGGCCGGCAGTCGGACCGTCGCTGAACCGACTGCGCAGCAAGCACGGCGGCACCGTGGCCCGGACGTACACCGCAGCCGTGCGGGGTGCCGAGATGCGGCTCAGCGCCCAGGCGGCCGCCCGTATCGCCGCCGACCCGGCGGTCGCGTACGTCGAGCAGAACCACACCATGTCGATCGCCGGCACCCAGACGAACCCCCCGTCCTGGGGCCTGGACCGGATCGACCAGCGGAACCTGCCGCTGGACAACTCGTACACGTACCCGAACACGGCGGGCAACGTGACGTCGTACATCATCGACACCGGTATCCGCACGACGCACACGGACTTCGGTGGGCGGGCGACCTGGGGCACCAACACGGCCGACAGCAACAACACCGACTGCAACGGTCACGGCACCCACGTCGCCGGCACCGTCGGTGGTGCCGCGCACGGCGTCGCCAAGGCGACCAAGCTGGTCGCGGTCAAGGTGCTGAACTGCGCCGGCAGCGGCTCGACCGCGGGCGTCATCGCCGGCGTCGACTGGGTCACCGCGAACGCGGTCAAGCCGGCCGTGGCGAACATGAGCCTCGGCGGCTCGGCGAGCAGCGCCCTCGACAGTGCGGTCGCCAACTCGATCAGCTCCGGCGTGACGTACGCGCTGGCGGCGGGCAACAGCAACGCCAACGCCTGTAACTACTCGCCGGCCCGTACCGCGACGGCGATCACCGTCGGCTCGACCACCAGCAGCGACGGCCGATCCTCGTTCTCGAACTACGGCACCTGCCTGGACATCTTCGCGCCGGGCTCGTCGATCACCTCGGCGTGGAACAGCAGCGACACCTCAACCAACACGATCAGTGGTACGTCGATGGCCTCGCCGCACGCGGCCGGCGCCGCCGCGCTGGTGCTCGGCGAGAACCCCTCGTACACCCCGCAGCAGGTCCGGGACTACCTGGTGGACAACGCGACCAGCGGCGCGGTCGGCAACCCGGGCAGCGGGTCGCCCAACAAGCTGCTCTACGTCGGTGACGGCGGCACCCCGCCCCCGCCGCCGCCGCCCGGCTGCACCGGCACCAACGACACCGATGTCGCGATCCCGGACCGCGGGTCGGCCGTCAGCAGCGCGATCACCATCTCGGGCTGTGACCGGGCCGCCTCGGCCACCTCGACCGTCGCGGTGAACATCGTCCACACCTACCGCGGTGACCTGGTCATCGACCTGATCGCCCCGGACGGCTCGTCCTACCGGCTGAAGAACAACAACGGGGGCGACGGCGCCGACAACGTCATCACCACCTACACGGTGAACCTGTCCAGCGAGGCGGCGAACGGCACCTGGCGACTCCAGGTGCGGGACGTCTACTACTTCGACACCGGTTACATCAACACCTGGACCCTGACCGTCTGA
- a CDS encoding YceI family protein, which produces MTNSTEAVTRDWDGLTIPAAGTYVLDAAHKRVGFIARHMMVSKVRGEFTDATATITVAEDPMRSSVTATIQAASIDTAQADRDAHLRSPDFLGVETFPTLEFRSTGVTSRNGNEFVLSGELTIKDVTRPVDLRVEFEGAGRSPFGQDLFGFSASTEIDREDFGLTWNVALETGGVLVGRKVKIEIEGEAIRQA; this is translated from the coding sequence ATGACCAACAGCACCGAAGCGGTTACCCGCGACTGGGACGGCCTCACCATCCCCGCCGCCGGCACGTACGTGCTGGACGCGGCGCACAAACGCGTCGGCTTCATCGCCCGGCACATGATGGTCAGCAAGGTGCGCGGCGAGTTCACCGACGCCACCGCCACCATCACTGTCGCCGAGGATCCGATGCGATCCTCGGTCACCGCCACCATCCAGGCCGCCAGCATCGATACCGCTCAGGCCGACCGGGACGCGCACCTGCGCAGCCCGGACTTCCTGGGGGTCGAGACGTTTCCGACGCTGGAATTCCGCAGCACCGGCGTGACGTCCCGCAACGGCAACGAGTTCGTCCTTTCTGGCGAGCTGACCATCAAGGATGTCACCCGGCCGGTCGACCTGCGGGTCGAGTTCGAGGGTGCCGGCCGCAGCCCCTTCGGTCAGGACCTCTTCGGCTTCTCCGCGAGCACCGAGATCGACCGGGAAGACTTCGGCCTGACCTGGAACGTCGCCCTGGAGACCGGCGGCGTGTTGGTCGGTCGGAAGGTCAAGATCGAGATCGAAGGTGAGGCCATCCGCCAGGCCTGA
- a CDS encoding glutamate--cysteine ligase: MGRDVEQGAFSREDRVRYRQKVRRCLDVFALMLDDLGFDADRPMTGLEIELNLVDSAAEPAMRNDQILADIADPLFQNELGQFNLELNALPRLIEGAGFADYEHGLRSSLARADERAAKSDARIVLVGILPTLTERHLVADNLSTNERYRVLNDQIVGARGEDIELDIRGVERLQTHTDSIAPEAACTSLQFHLQVAPDSFADYWNASQSIAAAQVAVGANSPYLYGRQLWAETRIALFQQATDTRPDELKAQGVRPRVWFGERWITSIFDLFEENVRYFPPLLPICEDEDPVEVLHAGGVPRLGELRLHNGTVYRWNRPVYDIMNGRPHLRVENRVLPAGPTLVDMLANAAFYFGLARGLAEADRPIWSQLTFSSAEENFHAAARRGLDAVLYWPRLGEVPVTKLVLDVLLPTAASGLDRFGVAPAERDRLLGVVEQRCRTGRNGAIWQTETVWSAERHRNMDRDAALHHMVQRYADLQRSNEPVHTWPVD, translated from the coding sequence ATGGGCAGGGACGTCGAGCAGGGCGCCTTCTCCCGGGAGGACCGGGTCCGCTACCGGCAGAAGGTGCGTCGCTGTCTCGACGTCTTCGCCCTGATGCTGGACGACCTCGGCTTCGACGCGGACCGGCCGATGACCGGCCTGGAGATCGAGCTCAACCTGGTCGACTCCGCCGCCGAGCCGGCCATGCGCAACGACCAGATCCTCGCCGACATCGCCGACCCGCTCTTCCAGAACGAGCTGGGGCAGTTCAACCTCGAGCTGAACGCCCTGCCCCGGCTGATCGAGGGCGCCGGATTCGCGGACTACGAGCACGGCCTGCGGAGCAGTCTCGCTCGCGCCGACGAGCGGGCGGCCAAGTCGGATGCCAGGATCGTCCTGGTCGGCATCCTGCCGACGCTCACCGAGCGACACCTCGTAGCCGACAACCTCTCCACCAACGAGCGCTACCGGGTGCTCAACGACCAGATCGTCGGGGCACGCGGTGAGGACATCGAACTCGACATCCGTGGCGTCGAGCGGTTGCAGACCCACACCGACTCGATCGCCCCCGAGGCGGCCTGCACCAGTCTTCAGTTCCACCTCCAGGTCGCGCCGGACAGCTTCGCCGACTACTGGAACGCATCCCAGTCGATCGCCGCCGCCCAGGTGGCGGTCGGGGCGAACTCCCCCTACCTGTACGGGCGGCAGCTCTGGGCGGAGACCCGGATCGCGCTGTTTCAGCAGGCCACCGACACTCGACCGGACGAGCTGAAGGCTCAGGGCGTCCGGCCGCGGGTGTGGTTCGGCGAGCGGTGGATAACCTCGATCTTCGACCTGTTCGAAGAGAACGTTCGCTACTTCCCGCCGTTGCTGCCGATCTGCGAGGACGAAGACCCGGTGGAGGTGCTGCACGCCGGGGGAGTGCCGCGGCTCGGCGAACTGCGACTGCACAACGGGACCGTCTACCGCTGGAACCGGCCGGTGTACGACATCATGAACGGTCGCCCCCACCTCCGGGTGGAGAACCGGGTGCTCCCGGCCGGCCCGACCCTGGTCGACATGCTGGCCAACGCCGCCTTCTACTTCGGGCTCGCCCGAGGTCTCGCGGAGGCGGACCGACCGATCTGGAGCCAGCTCACCTTCAGCTCGGCCGAGGAGAACTTCCACGCCGCTGCCCGCCGGGGCTTGGACGCCGTTTTGTACTGGCCCCGGCTCGGCGAGGTCCCGGTGACGAAGCTGGTCCTCGACGTCCTGTTGCCGACGGCCGCGAGTGGGCTGGACCGTTTCGGGGTGGCCCCCGCCGAACGAGATCGCCTGCTCGGCGTTGTCGAGCAGCGCTGCCGGACCGGGCGCAACGGTGCGATCTGGCAGACGGAAACCGTGTGGTCAGCCGAGCGGCACCGGAACATGGACCGGGACGCCGCCCTGCACCACATGGTCCAGCGCTACGCCGACCTGCAGCGTAGCAACGAACCTGTGCACACCTGGCCGGTCGACTGA
- a CDS encoding MarR family transcriptional regulator, which yields MNQNVFDDPRITAVGLLVEAHTGLSTRFAAQLDEHGLSPVEFEVLTRLARSPGNQLRMTDLAAQTSLSTSGVTRAVDRMERDGLVTRRACPADRRSSYAVVTAAGLQRLDEVLPGHLRIIEEWFTGQLEPEALRALLDGLRRVRDAVNPGATAGSAGPLPIEDASPARRS from the coding sequence GTGAACCAGAACGTGTTCGACGATCCTCGGATCACGGCCGTCGGCCTCCTCGTCGAGGCACACACCGGGCTGTCGACCCGGTTCGCCGCCCAGTTGGACGAGCACGGCCTCTCGCCCGTCGAGTTCGAGGTGCTCACCCGACTCGCCCGCTCCCCCGGCAACCAGCTGCGGATGACGGACCTCGCCGCCCAAACCTCCCTGTCCACCAGCGGGGTCACCCGTGCGGTCGACCGGATGGAACGGGACGGGTTGGTCACCCGACGCGCCTGCCCCGCCGACCGCCGCAGCTCGTACGCCGTGGTCACCGCCGCCGGCCTGCAGCGGCTGGACGAGGTACTTCCCGGGCACCTGCGGATCATCGAGGAGTGGTTCACCGGACAACTGGAGCCCGAGGCGCTCCGGGCGCTCCTCGACGGCCTGCGCCGGGTGCGAGACGCCGTCAATCCGGGCGCCACGGCGGGCAGCGCGGGACCCCTCCCGATCGAGGACGCCTCGCCGGCGAGGCGGTCCTGA
- a CDS encoding NAD-dependent epimerase/dehydratase family protein, with protein MLRWFRPPTDQECQVSVAFVTGSGGLIGSEAVRHFARLGLDVVGIDNDMRQEFFGAEASTAWNVRRLTDELGSAYAHHSIDIRDRDTLAKLFRRYNRDVAVVIHTAAQPSHDWAVRDPFTDFDVNATGTLNVLQNVREHCIEAPVIHCSTNKVYGDRPNSLPLIELATRWEIEPGHPYEQGIREDMSIDACLHSIFGASKVAADVMVQEYGRYFDMRTACFRGGTLTGPAHSATELHGFLGYVMRTNMERRKYKIFGYQGKQVRDAIHSSDVVSAFEAFFRNPRSAAVYNLGGGRHSNTSMREAFALAEQITGHEMISEYVEANRIGDHKWWIGSNEAFQTDYPGWKQVYDVPMIMREIHEANADKWVPQS; from the coding sequence ATGCTCCGATGGTTTCGGCCGCCGACAGACCAGGAGTGCCAGGTGAGTGTCGCATTCGTGACCGGGTCGGGTGGGCTGATCGGCTCCGAGGCGGTCCGGCACTTCGCCAGACTCGGTCTCGACGTGGTCGGTATCGACAACGACATGCGGCAGGAGTTCTTCGGCGCGGAGGCCTCGACCGCGTGGAACGTGCGGCGACTGACCGACGAGCTGGGGTCCGCTTACGCTCACCACAGCATCGACATCCGCGACCGCGACACGCTCGCGAAGCTCTTCCGGCGATACAACCGGGACGTCGCGGTGGTGATCCACACTGCGGCGCAACCGTCACACGACTGGGCCGTCCGCGACCCGTTCACCGACTTCGACGTCAACGCCACCGGCACGCTCAACGTCCTGCAGAACGTTCGTGAACACTGCATCGAGGCGCCGGTCATCCACTGCTCCACCAACAAGGTGTACGGCGACCGGCCGAACAGCCTGCCGCTGATCGAGTTGGCGACCCGCTGGGAGATCGAGCCGGGCCACCCGTACGAGCAGGGCATCCGGGAGGACATGTCGATCGACGCCTGCCTGCACTCGATCTTCGGCGCCTCGAAGGTCGCCGCGGACGTCATGGTGCAGGAGTACGGCCGCTACTTCGACATGCGGACCGCCTGTTTCCGCGGCGGGACGCTGACCGGGCCGGCCCACTCCGCCACCGAGCTACACGGCTTCCTCGGCTACGTGATGCGGACCAACATGGAGCGGCGGAAATACAAGATCTTCGGGTACCAGGGCAAGCAGGTCCGGGACGCGATCCACAGCTCGGACGTGGTCTCCGCGTTCGAGGCGTTCTTCCGTAACCCCCGGTCCGCCGCGGTCTACAACCTGGGCGGCGGACGTCACTCCAACACCTCGATGCGCGAGGCGTTCGCCCTGGCCGAGCAGATCACCGGCCACGAGATGATCTCCGAGTACGTCGAGGCCAACCGGATTGGCGACCACAAGTGGTGGATCGGCTCGAACGAGGCATTCCAGACCGACTATCCAGGCTGGAAGCAGGTGTACGACGTGCCCATGATCATGCGCGAGATCCACGAGGCCAACGCGGACAAGTGGGTGCCCCAGTCATGA
- a CDS encoding Stk1 family PASTA domain-containing Ser/Thr kinase yields the protein MPADRTPPTDRTAPLPPAAGGGRPATWSGRAEVPPPRPSDYRETTEWYTEDQGRRWWLPILWGVLILLLLGAFGVGLWLALGAGDDEPGGPEPSPSVTRAPPTTGAPTSASPSAPPTTKPAEVPMPPVVDLPLATAQATLDRVGLAYRIEYRTSDRAAGTVLDTEPAAGELVPEGEEVTVVVSRPETSTPSPTSTPSPTSTPSPTSTPSPTATPSPASTPTA from the coding sequence ATGCCCGCCGATCGCACACCTCCGACGGACCGTACCGCGCCCCTGCCGCCGGCGGCGGGAGGCGGCCGCCCGGCTACGTGGTCCGGGAGGGCGGAGGTGCCGCCGCCGCGGCCCTCGGACTATCGGGAGACGACCGAGTGGTACACCGAGGATCAGGGCCGCCGTTGGTGGCTGCCGATCCTGTGGGGTGTGCTCATTCTGCTCCTGCTCGGCGCATTCGGCGTCGGTCTGTGGCTGGCGCTGGGCGCGGGCGACGACGAACCGGGCGGGCCGGAGCCGTCGCCGTCGGTGACCCGGGCCCCGCCCACTACGGGTGCGCCGACGAGCGCCTCCCCGTCCGCGCCGCCGACCACGAAGCCGGCCGAGGTGCCGATGCCGCCGGTGGTCGACCTGCCGCTGGCCACGGCCCAGGCCACCCTCGACCGCGTCGGGCTGGCCTACCGCATCGAGTACCGGACGTCCGACCGGGCCGCCGGGACGGTGCTCGACACCGAGCCGGCGGCCGGCGAGCTGGTGCCCGAGGGGGAGGAAGTCACCGTGGTGGTGTCCCGGCCCGAGACGTCGACGCCGAGCCCGACGTCGACGCCGAGCCCGACGTCGACGCCGAGCCCGACGTCGACGCCGAGCCCGACGGCGACGCCGAGCCCGGCGTCGACGCCCACCGCGTAA
- a CDS encoding WecB/TagA/CpsF family glycosyltransferase produces the protein MITGKRNVLGVLVDATDYATATEAIVSAAQERRPLALTALAVHGVMTGVLDPAHNARLNSFDLVTPDGQPVRWALNLLHGAGLTDRVYGPTLTLHVLARFADEGLPVYLYGSTEPTLGKLIPALERMFPALKIAGVEPSKFRAVQPGEDAEIADRIRTSGARLVLVGLGCPRQEVFAYAMRSLLDMPLMAVGAAFDYHAGLLKQPPPWMQRAGLEWFWRLGLEPRRLWRRYVVLNPAYLARLAAQKTGLWKAEPPAPATERPVGFGV, from the coding sequence ATGATCACGGGAAAACGCAACGTCCTCGGCGTCCTGGTCGACGCCACCGACTACGCCACAGCGACTGAGGCGATCGTCTCGGCGGCGCAGGAGCGCCGACCTCTGGCGCTCACCGCCCTGGCCGTGCACGGCGTGATGACCGGAGTGCTCGACCCGGCGCACAACGCCCGGCTGAATTCGTTCGACCTGGTCACTCCGGATGGACAACCGGTGCGCTGGGCCCTCAACCTGCTGCACGGCGCCGGCCTGACCGACCGGGTCTACGGGCCGACGCTGACCCTGCACGTGCTCGCCCGCTTCGCCGACGAGGGGCTCCCGGTCTATTTGTACGGATCGACCGAGCCGACGCTCGGGAAACTGATCCCGGCACTGGAGCGGATGTTCCCCGCTCTGAAGATCGCCGGTGTGGAGCCGTCCAAGTTCCGGGCCGTTCAGCCCGGCGAGGACGCCGAGATCGCCGACCGGATCAGGACCAGCGGGGCACGACTGGTCCTGGTCGGGCTGGGCTGCCCGCGCCAGGAGGTCTTCGCGTACGCCATGCGGTCGCTGCTGGACATGCCGCTGATGGCGGTCGGTGCGGCCTTCGACTATCATGCCGGTCTGCTCAAGCAGCCACCGCCGTGGATGCAGCGGGCAGGCCTGGAGTGGTTCTGGCGGCTCGGCCTGGAACCGAGGCGGCTCTGGCGGCGCTACGTGGTCCTCAACCCGGCGTACCTCGCCCGGCTGGCCGCGCAGAAGACCGGCCTGTGGAAGGCAGAGCCGCCGGCTCCCGCGACCGAGCGCCCCGTCGGCTTCGGAGTCTGA